A segment of the Alistipes communis genome:
ACTTCACTTAAATACATTCGCCGGAGTACGGCATCCCTGCCGTTCCGGAAGCGGACGGCGTCATACTTCTTTCACGCGCTTTTTCAAAGCGCGCCACGGAACGCTCCGCCTACGGATCACAAAGGTAGGACTTTTTCCCGAACTAACAAACTTATTTCACAGTCGTTTCGCCCGTCGCAAACGCCGCAAAGCCCATGCCGCGACCGGAGCGGAACCGGCGAATCACGCCTCCGCGAACCATTTCGTTAAGCCGAGTGCAGAGTCGAACGAAGTTCGGACTATGCCGAGGCGAGAAATGGACGAAAGAAATTCAACCGAAAACCGCCGCCGCGAGGAGATTTTTCGTAAGAAATGCTTCCCTTCGTCCCGGCATAATCAAAAAGGTTGCTTCTGCACTCGACTTTCCCTATCTTTGACTCCGTCTTAGATACTCCTGCTCGGCAATGTTCAAATAAATTTGACATTACCCACACTTATTCGTATCTTTGTGTTTCGTATCGCACAACCGCCGCCAAACGAAGCGCGTTTTCGTTAAGCCGAGTGCAGCACCGAACTCGTTCGGGTTATGCCGGGGCGAGAAAATGTCCGTTGAAAACAAACCTAAATACTACGTCATTATGTGGAAATTTCTACAACCGGCAGCACACAAACCCGAACTGCCCGCCGAAAAGGTCGACAAAGAGTACTCCCGCCTGCGCCGTCAGGTATTCTGGGGTATCTTCATCGGCTATGCCGGCTACTACCTCGTACGCAAGAACTTCTCGATCGCCATGCCGGCGCTCGAATCCATGGGCTACGACAAGGCCGACCTGGGCTGGGCGCTCTCGGCCGTGTCGATCGCCTACGGTATCAGCAAATTCGTCATGGGCACGGTCTCCGACCGCAGCAACGCCCGCGTCTTCATCCCGCTGGGATTGATCGCCTCGGCGCTCATCATGATCTTCATGGGCGTGCTGCCATGGGGGTCGATCTCGATTCCCGTCGCCATCATGGCGATGTTCTGCCTGCTGTTCGTCAACGGCTGGATGCAGGGCATGGGCTGGCCCCCCTGCGGGCGTGTCATGACGCACTGGTTCTGCACCAAGGAACGCGGCGTGAAGATGTCGGTGTGGAACGTGGCGCACAACATCGGCGGAGCGGCGATGGCTCCGCTCGCCGCATTCGGTATTACGTTGGGGTACACGCTTTTCGGAGACCCGCTGGGCGGCGCTTTCTATGTTCCGGCACTCGTCGCGCTGGCGATCGCCGTAATCGCCTATCTCATGGTGCGCGATACGCCGCAATCGTGCGGCCTCCCGCCCATCGAGATTTGGAAACACGAAACCAAGCAATACTCCGCCTCGAACGAGAAGGAGATGACCGTGCGGCAGATTCTATTCGAAAATGTATTGAATAACAAACTATTGTGGCTCATCGCCTTCGCCAACGCCTTCATCTACTTCGTCCGCTACGGCGTGCTCGACTGGGCGCCTTCCTATCTGACGACCTCCGTCGCCGACGGGGGCAAGGGCATGGCGCTCGACGGCAGCAGTTGGTCGTACTTCATCTTCGAGATCGCCGGCATCTTCGGCACGATCCTCTGCGGCTGGCTCTCGGACAAGGTCTTCAAGGGACGCCGCGCCCCGGCCACGATCATCTACATGGCGCTGGTCATGGTGGCCGTCTACGTCTACTGGCAGAGCCGCTCCGAACTGGTGACCAACGTCGCCATGGGGACGATCGGCTTCCTGATCTACGGCCCCGTCATGCTCATCGGCGTCTCGGCGCTCGACCTGGTGCCGAAGAAGGCCGCCGGCACCGCCGCCGGTTTCACCGGCCTGTTCGGCTACCTGATCGGTTCGGCGTTCCTGGCCAACATCGGCATGGGCTACATCTTCCAGCATTTCGGCTGGGACGGCGGCTTCATCGCCCTGATCGGCGCCTGCGTCCTGTCGATCGGATTCAGCGCCTCGACATGGAACCGCGAGAAACAGTACATCGCTTAAACTTACATAGATTGAAATGACCAAAAAGATTCTCTTACTGGGCTCCGGAGAACTGGGCAAGGAGTTCGTGATCGCCGCCAAGCGGCTGGGACAATACGTGGTGGCCTGCGACTCGTATGCAGGCGCACCGGCCATGCAGGTGGCCGACGCCTGCGAGGTCTTCGACATGCTCGACGGCGACCGACTGGAAGCCGTCGTGGCGAAGTACGATCCAGACATCATCGTTCCCGAAATCGAGGCGATCCGTACCGAACGGCTCTACGCCTGCGAGGAGCGGGGCATCCAGGTCGTGCCGAGCGCGCGTGCAGTCAACTTCACGATGAACCGCAAGTCGATCCGCGACCTGGCCGCCGAAGAGTTGGGGCTGAAAACAGCGAAATACTTCTACGCCAAGTCGTTCGACGAACTGAAAGCCGCCGCCGAACGGATCGGTTTCCCGTGCGTCGTCAAGCCGCTGATGTCCTCCTCGGGCAAAGGGCAGTCGCTGGTGCGCACCCCCGACGAACTGGAACACGCCTGGGAATACGGGTGCAGCGGCAGCCGCGGCGACATCCGCGAACTCATCATCGAGGAGTTCATCCCCTTCGACAGCGAGATCACGCTGCTCACCGTCACGCAGCAGAACGGCCCCACGCTCTTTTGCCCGCCGATCGGCCATGTCCAGAAGGGCGGCGACTACCGCGAGAGTTTCCAGCCCGCCCCCATCTCGCCCGAGCATCTGGCCGAAGCACAGGCGATGGCCGCCAAAGTCACGCAGGCATTGACCGGCGCGGGACTGTGGGGCGTGGAGTTCTTCCTCAGCCACGACAAGGGCGTCTACTTCTCGGAGCTGTCGCCGCGTCCGCACGACACGGGTATGGTGACGCTTGCCGGTACGCAGAATCTCAACGAATTCGAACTGCACTGCCGCGCCGTACTCGGCCTGCCGATCCCGCGCATCACACTCGAACACACCGGCGCCAGCGCCGTCATCCTCTCGCCGATCGCAAGCAGGGAACAGCCTCGTTACCGGGGCGAAGAGGAGGTCTGCCGCGAGGAGAACACCGACCTGCGCATTTTCGGCAAGCCCTCGACCAAGCTCAACCGCCGCATGGGCGTCGTCGTCCGCTACGACGCGCTCGACGCCGACCTCGACGCACTGCGCGACAAAACCAAAGCCGCAGCCGCCAAGGTCGAGGTCTACTGACCTCCGACGGTCGGTTCTCAACATGGAAAACGGGGTTGCATCCGAGAAGATGCAACCCCGTTCCACTAAAAATGAGGATTCTATTTATTTCCGTTCGCCCGAGCAGCGACGCTCTACCGAACGCCGGAGCCTGAGCTCGATCAGAAATTCGAAGAAGATAAACAGTCCCATCATCAACACGATAAGTGCTATTATCTGAAAGCCGAGAACATCTCTGTTTATGCCGGAGGCTTGCAAAAGACTGTTTTTCATTATTTCCAATCCAATATAGCCTCCCAATCCCCCTCCAAAGACCGCCATGCCGACCCGCAGGAACCAGAGGTTGCCGGCGCTGCGCCTCTGACGTTCGATCTCGATCTCGGCATCCACGCGCCGGATGTCGGCCAACTGCTCGGGCGTCATACGTTCCAACATCGTCATGCTCTCGCGCCGACGCCCCCATTCGCGGTAGATAAAATAACCGACGATCCCGAAAGCGACGCCCATCCACATAATCTGTTCGAGGACTTCTTTTATTTGATATCCGACACTCATAACATTATTGTTTTATAGGTTAATAACAAATTTCATCTATTAGACAGCTTCAATCGCAAAAGGTTACAGCCTGTGCAGAATTTCCGTCGCCCGGTCGCCGCAGGCGACCATCATCGCCGCAACGGCTCCCGCCAGAATCGCCAAGACCTGCAACGCCCCCTCCGGCGAATCGACCGACCGCAGGCAGACGAACGCCACGACCATCACCGCCGCGACGGCAACCGCGCAGTAGCAAGCCATTGCCGCGATCGCCCGGCGTTCACGCCGCCGCCGGTCCCGCAGGATGACCTGCGCCATAACGCGCGTTTCCAGTCCGACGGGAACCTCCCGCCGGAGAGCGGCGGCGCGGATCAGTTCCGCCAGCCGCTCGTCGCTGATTCGCTTCTTCTCCATATCTCACTCCTCCATATAGTGTCTCAGCCGCCCGCGCAGCCGGTGCAACCGCACCTTCACGTTGGACAGCGTCAGATTCATGATTTGCGCGATCTCGGCCAACGACCGCTCCTCTTCGTAAAAGAGCGTCACCAACACCCGCTCGTCGGGACGAAGCCGTTCCAACGCACGGCGCATCCGCACGACCGTCTCCTCGTCGAACCGTCCGGCGGACGATTCCTCGGCCACCGCACAGGATTCGGCATCGATACGGTCGTAAGCCCTGCGGCGGCATTCGCCTGCGGCGCGGTTGTAGGCGATGCGATAGAGCCACGTGCCGAAAGCGCTCGCACCCCGAAATCCGTCGAGATGCTCATACGCGCGGATAAAAGCCTCCTGCGTGACATCTTCGGCCCGCTGCGCATCGCGCACCATGGCCAGCGCCAAGGCGTAGATCCTCCCCGAATAACGGTTCACCAGTTCGCCGAACGCCTCTGCGTCGCCGGTCTGTACACGCCGCACAATCTCCATATCGGTCGGGGTCTCCATTCTTCGGATCGCAATTCATCCGTTAGATACAAAAATAACGGAAAAGTTACAAAAAGAGCGGGATTTTCGATCCCGCTCTTTCCTATGCCGTTTGTGGCCGTCGCCGACCGTACCTCCGGACGAACAGCGTCAGCATCACGAATCCCAACAGCGCGAATCCGACGCCGGGCAACGCCGAATATTCGTAGCCCAGACCGTATTCGATCGGCAAGCCGCCGCAGTACGCGCCCAAGGCATTTCCCAGGTTGAACGCCACCTGAATCAACGCCGCTCCCAACATCTGACCGCCGGGTGCATTTTCCAAGATCAACACCTGTTGCGGTGACGAGACGGCGAAAAGCATCGTCGTACAAACGACCGTCAACGTCAGCGCCGCCCAGCGGTTCGCCGCGAGGAAGAGGATAAGCGCCAACGCCACGACGGCGATTCCCTGAGCGAAACGCGCCACCCGTTCGGGCGTATAGCGATCCGACAATCCGCCGCTGACGAGATTGCCCACGAACATGCCCAGCCCCGCGAGCAGGATGACCAACGTCATCGCTTCCGGCGAGAATCCCGCGACACGGATCATCAGCGGGCTGACGTAACTGTACATGCAGAAGATACCGCCGTTACCGAACATCGTCGCCAGGATGATGAGCCACGGCGCCCGATTCCGCAGGAAGGCGAACTGCCCCTTCAATCCGCGGCTGTCGGCCACAGGCTCCATCCACGGTACCCAGCGCCAAAGGAAAAAAGCCGTCACCGCACCCCAGACGCCGGCGATGCAGAACAGTGCCCGCCACGACAACAGGTGGCTGACCAGCGTTCCCAGCGGCACGCCGAAGAGATTGGCCACCGTCATGCCGGCGATCATCACCGCCACGGCCTGTGCGCTCCGGCCCGGACCGGCTACCCGTGCCGCAACGATCGACCCGACCCCGAAATAGGCTCCGTGCGGCAGCCCCGACACGAACCGCATCGCCAGCAGCACACCGTAATTCGGAGCGAACGCTGCACAGAGGTTCCCCGCCACCATCAGCCCCGCCAATGCGAGCAGTATCTGTTTCAACGGCCGCGTATGCGCCACGGCGACCGTCAGCGGCGCACCGACGCAAACCCCCAGCGCATAGGCCGAGACCAGATGCCCCGCCTGCGGAATGGAGACGTGCAGTCCCGAAGCGACGAACGTAAGAATACCCATCATGCCGAACTCGGACATCCCGAGTCCCAGCGTACCGAAGGCGAGGGCTACCAGACACTTTTTCATAGCGAGACGAACTTTTCGGGGTGCAAAGATAGTGCAAGACGGAAATGGATAGAGCGGTCGAACCGAATTTTTCCGCTCCTCCCGAAACGCAAATGAAAAAGCGGGCGCCGCATGCGCCCGCTTCCGATAAACAACCCGAAGGTCTTATTTATGAAAATGTACGTTTTTCAACCGTCGTTTTCCCACCTCGGCATAGACCGAACAAATTCGGCTCTGCGCTCGGCTTAATGAAAACGTTGAATTGCATTCTTCGTTTTCCCGCCTCGGCATAGACCGAACAAGTTCGGTTCTGCACTCGGCTTAATGAAAACGTTCCTTGATCGCGTTCGCTGCCTTTTCGAGCAACTCGGCAGGACAGCAGAGCGTGATGCGGATGTAGCGCTTGCCTTCGCTGCCGAAAATCGCGCCCGGCGTGAGGAAGACGTCGCACTTCTCCATCACCTCGTCCGAAAACTGGAACGAGTCGCCCTCGTAGTCCTCCGGCAGCTCGGCCCACACGAACAGACCGGCCTGCCCCGGACGGTATTTGCAACCCAGCGCGTCCAGCAGCGCATAGGCCTGCTTCTCGCGGGCGTAATAGATCTCGTTGAGCTGCGTGAACCACTCCTCGCCCAGTCCGAGCGCCGTAGCGGCTGCGGCTTGAATAGGATAGAACATTCCCGAATCCATGTTGCTGCGGAACGTGAGCACGTCCTTGATCCACTCGGCCTTGCCCAGCAGGACACCCACGCGCCAACCGGCCATAGAATGCCCCTTCGAAAGCGAATTCAGTTCGAGCGCCACCTCTTTCGCACCCGGCACTTGGAAGATACTCAGGCGGTTCTTGTTGCGTACGA
Coding sequences within it:
- the araJ gene encoding MFS transporter AraJ — encoded protein: MKKCLVALAFGTLGLGMSEFGMMGILTFVASGLHVSIPQAGHLVSAYALGVCVGAPLTVAVAHTRPLKQILLALAGLMVAGNLCAAFAPNYGVLLAMRFVSGLPHGAYFGVGSIVAARVAGPGRSAQAVAVMIAGMTVANLFGVPLGTLVSHLLSWRALFCIAGVWGAVTAFFLWRWVPWMEPVADSRGLKGQFAFLRNRAPWLIILATMFGNGGIFCMYSYVSPLMIRVAGFSPEAMTLVILLAGLGMFVGNLVSGGLSDRYTPERVARFAQGIAVVALALILFLAANRWAALTLTVVCTTMLFAVSSPQQVLILENAPGGQMLGAALIQVAFNLGNALGAYCGGLPIEYGLGYEYSALPGVGFALLGFVMLTLFVRRYGRRRPQTA
- the purT gene encoding formate-dependent phosphoribosylglycinamide formyltransferase — its product is MTKKILLLGSGELGKEFVIAAKRLGQYVVACDSYAGAPAMQVADACEVFDMLDGDRLEAVVAKYDPDIIVPEIEAIRTERLYACEERGIQVVPSARAVNFTMNRKSIRDLAAEELGLKTAKYFYAKSFDELKAAAERIGFPCVVKPLMSSSGKGQSLVRTPDELEHAWEYGCSGSRGDIRELIIEEFIPFDSEITLLTVTQQNGPTLFCPPIGHVQKGGDYRESFQPAPISPEHLAEAQAMAAKVTQALTGAGLWGVEFFLSHDKGVYFSELSPRPHDTGMVTLAGTQNLNEFELHCRAVLGLPIPRITLEHTGASAVILSPIASREQPRYRGEEEVCREENTDLRIFGKPSTKLNRRMGVVVRYDALDADLDALRDKTKAAAAKVEVY
- a CDS encoding RNA polymerase sigma factor, with the protein product METPTDMEIVRRVQTGDAEAFGELVNRYSGRIYALALAMVRDAQRAEDVTQEAFIRAYEHLDGFRGASAFGTWLYRIAYNRAAGECRRRAYDRIDAESCAVAEESSAGRFDEETVVRMRRALERLRPDERVLVTLFYEEERSLAEIAQIMNLTLSNVKVRLHRLRGRLRHYMEE
- the pgtP gene encoding phosphoglycerate transporter protein PgtP — its product is MWKFLQPAAHKPELPAEKVDKEYSRLRRQVFWGIFIGYAGYYLVRKNFSIAMPALESMGYDKADLGWALSAVSIAYGISKFVMGTVSDRSNARVFIPLGLIASALIMIFMGVLPWGSISIPVAIMAMFCLLFVNGWMQGMGWPPCGRVMTHWFCTKERGVKMSVWNVAHNIGGAAMAPLAAFGITLGYTLFGDPLGGAFYVPALVALAIAVIAYLMVRDTPQSCGLPPIEIWKHETKQYSASNEKEMTVRQILFENVLNNKLLWLIAFANAFIYFVRYGVLDWAPSYLTTSVADGGKGMALDGSSWSYFIFEIAGIFGTILCGWLSDKVFKGRRAPATIIYMALVMVAVYVYWQSRSELVTNVAMGTIGFLIYGPVMLIGVSALDLVPKKAAGTAAGFTGLFGYLIGSAFLANIGMGYIFQHFGWDGGFIALIGACVLSIGFSASTWNREKQYIA